Proteins encoded together in one candidate division KSB1 bacterium window:
- a CDS encoding AraC family transcriptional regulator, with protein sequence MKESTEQDYRTRLLRVLVHIQTHLDEAIELDQLAAIANFSPYHFHRIFRGMTGESVMDHVRRLRLERAAVMLKLEQDSVTQIAFQAGYETLDAFSRSFGAMFGHPPSEYRKQKSPPAVTRNRIPFSVRGQVELDRLPQGESEMDVAIKTIEPITVIFVRASGPYGCPAIGAAWQTLFQWAFPRGLVHGVPKMLGICHDDPEVTPPEKIRYDACLVVDREVTAAGVVGVQTVGGGEFAVAVHKGSYNKLGETYTELCGRWIPNSNYRLRSSAGLEFYLNNPQSTNEDELLTEVCMPVERDGALSISGANSVV encoded by the coding sequence ATGAAGGAAAGTACCGAACAGGACTACCGCACACGGCTGCTGCGCGTACTCGTGCACATCCAGACCCATCTCGACGAAGCGATCGAGCTGGATCAACTCGCGGCCATCGCCAATTTCTCGCCCTATCACTTTCACCGCATATTTCGCGGCATGACCGGCGAATCGGTCATGGACCATGTGCGGCGATTGCGTCTGGAGCGGGCCGCGGTTATGCTGAAGCTGGAACAGGATTCCGTGACCCAGATTGCCTTTCAGGCCGGGTACGAAACACTCGATGCCTTTTCGCGGTCATTCGGCGCCATGTTCGGACATCCGCCTTCGGAATATCGCAAGCAGAAGTCGCCGCCGGCTGTGACGCGGAATCGGATTCCGTTCAGTGTGCGCGGACAAGTGGAACTTGACCGATTACCGCAAGGAGAATCCGAAATGGACGTCGCGATCAAAACGATTGAACCGATCACCGTCATCTTTGTGCGGGCCTCCGGCCCCTACGGGTGCCCGGCCATCGGCGCGGCATGGCAAACGTTGTTTCAATGGGCGTTTCCCCGGGGACTCGTCCACGGTGTGCCCAAAATGCTCGGAATCTGCCACGATGACCCCGAGGTAACCCCGCCCGAGAAGATCCGCTATGATGCATGTCTCGTGGTGGATCGCGAAGTCACCGCCGCGGGAGTCGTCGGTGTACAAACGGTCGGCGGCGGCGAGTTCGCCGTCGCGGTTCACAAGGGTTCCTACAACAAACTGGGTGAGACCTACACAGAGCTGTGCGGACGCTGGATTCCGAATTCGAACTACCGCCTCCGTTCCTCGGCAGGCCTCGAATTCTACCTCAACAATCCGCAAAGCACGAACGAAGATGAGCTGTTGACCGAGGTCTGCATGCCTGTCGAGCGCGACGGAGCACTATCGATTTCCGGGGCGAATTCCGTCGTGTAA
- a CDS encoding T9SS type A sorting domain-containing protein, protein MPAVSARAFTLSGEVIGGDGFPLRWIYAVPTTLDTFFITVANPFNLEYSFAGLDAGGYLIMAYQDLNTNLLPDLDEPRGFYGDTGVPTVLQLTSDTAGIDITLSPPNTGGFSGTITYAGAETGGTFIQAFHTPTFDAVPAGIGFLLTDTGNGDYTAFVDSFGTYYARAFMDLNNNFTPDPGEPQDIFGGATPAPIEVEQTNFPDNVDFTLEVGNAADPPLPPLPGNLHVGDVYPNPFNQSATIPFELSARAHVNVTLFDLMGRAIGTLASGEFAAGPHRVTIEGHKWASGIYWVEVTSAGVSRGKRLVLLK, encoded by the coding sequence ATGCCGGCCGTTTCCGCCCGGGCATTTACACTGTCCGGAGAGGTTATTGGCGGTGACGGCTTCCCGCTCCGCTGGATCTACGCCGTTCCCACGACGCTCGACACGTTCTTCATCACCGTGGCGAACCCGTTCAATCTGGAGTATTCCTTCGCCGGGTTGGATGCGGGCGGGTATCTGATCATGGCGTATCAGGATCTGAATACGAACCTGCTGCCGGATCTGGACGAACCGCGTGGCTTCTACGGAGACACGGGTGTGCCAACGGTCCTGCAATTAACATCAGATACCGCCGGGATCGACATCACCCTGAGCCCCCCGAATACCGGCGGGTTTAGCGGCACGATCACCTACGCCGGAGCCGAAACCGGTGGAACTTTCATTCAAGCCTTTCACACTCCGACCTTCGACGCGGTTCCGGCGGGCATCGGGTTCCTGTTGACCGACACCGGCAACGGCGACTACACGGCGTTCGTGGACAGCTTCGGAACCTATTATGCCCGCGCGTTCATGGACCTGAATAACAACTTCACTCCGGATCCGGGCGAACCGCAAGATATCTTCGGCGGCGCCACTCCCGCGCCCATCGAAGTCGAACAAACCAATTTCCCGGACAACGTCGATTTTACACTCGAAGTCGGGAACGCCGCGGACCCCCCACTGCCGCCATTGCCCGGCAACCTGCACGTCGGTGACGTCTATCCCAATCCGTTTAACCAAAGCGCAACGATTCCCTTCGAGTTGAGTGCGCGAGCGCATGTCAACGTGACCCTGTTTGACCTGATGGGACGCGCGATCGGCACGCTCGCTTCCGGAGAGTTTGCCGCAGGGCCGCATCGCGTGACCATTGAGGGACACAAGTGGGCGTCTGGAATCTACTGGGTGGAGGTCACGAGCGCCGGGGTCTCGCGGGGCAAACGGCTGGTCCTGCTGAAATGA
- the lgt gene encoding prolipoprotein diacylglyceryl transferase → MHPILFEIGPFALHSYGLAMAVAFGLGIWIAMQRSGARGLGDKYAMDLSVMILIFSLLGARISYVFTHLEEFRQYPLDAISPIQHNGKIGIAGLVLLGGVVAGFATAYVFGRRRQVPFLVTTDIFVPSLALGIAIGRIGCFFNGCCFGLPTELPWCMHFPAESIAGGVFPETCLHPTQLYECLWMLLTFGFLLGIDRRPRGIGRVTGWFLLLNGTGRFYVESLRWYEQSMIVFQGASLRITISQLVSLGLALTGLVLLFRRLPLPRPSEQRAAEHAKVRIS, encoded by the coding sequence ATGCACCCTATTCTATTCGAAATCGGGCCTTTTGCGCTGCATAGTTACGGCTTGGCGATGGCTGTCGCCTTCGGGCTGGGCATTTGGATTGCAATGCAGCGCAGTGGCGCGCGCGGGTTGGGCGACAAGTACGCGATGGATCTGTCGGTCATGATTCTGATCTTTTCGCTGTTGGGTGCGCGCATCAGCTACGTGTTTACTCATTTGGAGGAGTTCAGGCAATATCCGCTCGACGCGATCTCGCCGATTCAGCACAATGGCAAGATCGGAATCGCGGGACTCGTGTTATTGGGCGGAGTGGTCGCCGGGTTCGCGACCGCCTACGTTTTCGGCCGACGTCGCCAAGTGCCGTTCCTCGTGACGACGGACATCTTTGTCCCGTCGCTCGCGCTGGGCATTGCGATTGGGCGCATCGGATGTTTTTTCAACGGCTGTTGTTTCGGCCTGCCCACGGAGCTTCCGTGGTGCATGCACTTTCCCGCCGAGAGTATTGCGGGCGGGGTCTTTCCTGAGACTTGCCTGCATCCGACGCAACTATATGAATGCCTGTGGATGTTGCTGACCTTCGGTTTCCTGCTGGGGATAGATCGCAGACCGCGCGGGATCGGTCGCGTGACCGGCTGGTTTCTGCTGTTGAACGGCACCGGGCGGTTCTACGTTGAGAGCCTGCGCTGGTACGAGCAGAGCATGATCGTGTTTCAAGGTGCGTCCCTGCGAATCACGATCTCCCAACTCGTGTCGCTCGGGTTGGCGCTCACCGGGCTGGTTCTGCTGTTCCGCAGGTTGCCGCTGCCGAGACCGTCGGAGCAGCGCGCCGCTGAGCATGCCAAGGTTCGCATCTCATGA
- a CDS encoding glutaminyl-peptide cyclotransferase, which produces MMRFICVATSLLFLAVSGFGLDLAAVGARMGIAVRQIEITAELPHDTASFTQGLELYDGVLYESTGLYGQSSLRALDPKSGVVLRTVALPAGFFAEGLTVMNDRLIQLTWQEHTAFLYDLKTLERSGMWAYSEDGWGLTHDGASFIMSDGTTNLLFRAASDFTLTRIQPVQFGQGRLNNLNELEYANGRVYANVLGVDCLLEIDPQSGETTAVIDCARLRAAVPGDAEQLPLNGIAIDRATGEFLLTGKHWPTLFRVRLSP; this is translated from the coding sequence ATGATGCGATTCATCTGCGTAGCGACGAGCCTCTTGTTCTTGGCGGTGTCCGGTTTTGGTCTTGATCTCGCGGCGGTGGGCGCGCGCATGGGGATCGCTGTGCGGCAGATCGAGATCACAGCCGAACTTCCGCACGACACGGCGAGCTTCACGCAGGGACTGGAATTGTACGACGGTGTGCTGTATGAGAGTACGGGTCTCTATGGGCAATCTTCGTTGCGCGCGCTCGATCCGAAATCCGGTGTGGTGCTGCGGACGGTTGCACTGCCCGCCGGTTTCTTTGCCGAGGGGCTGACGGTGATGAATGACCGGTTGATCCAGCTCACGTGGCAGGAACATACGGCGTTTCTCTACGATTTGAAAACGCTGGAGCGCAGCGGCATGTGGGCATACTCGGAGGATGGCTGGGGGTTGACGCACGACGGGGCGTCGTTCATCATGAGCGACGGGACGACCAATTTGTTGTTTCGCGCGGCGTCTGATTTCACGTTGACGCGCATCCAGCCGGTACAATTCGGCCAGGGCCGGCTGAACAACCTGAATGAACTGGAGTACGCGAACGGCCGGGTCTATGCCAACGTGTTGGGCGTGGACTGCCTGTTGGAAATCGACCCGCAATCGGGCGAGACCACGGCAGTGATCGATTGTGCGCGGCTGCGCGCGGCGGTTCCGGGCGATGCGGAGCAATTACCCCTCAACGGCATCGCGATCGATCGCGCCACGGGCGAGTTTCTGCTGACAGGCAAGCACTGGCCGACCCTGTTTCGGGTCCGGCTTTCACCATAG
- the tmk gene encoding dTMP kinase, translating into MGLFLTFEGIDGSGKSTQIGLTERWLKDEGYSVLVRREPGGTDLGEAIRAILLDPRWTAMHPRAEYLLYSASRAQLVEAVVRPYLLNERSVMILDRYMDSSTAYQGGGREIGAEVIAAIHPFVTGGLVPDLTIYLDLDWATSQTRRAHEQPDRLEQNAHDFFDRVRTTYVNISKKFPERVVRIDASGSVEEVFARIQRRIRGKL; encoded by the coding sequence ATGGGTCTATTTTTGACGTTCGAAGGGATTGACGGGTCGGGCAAATCGACGCAGATCGGACTGACCGAACGCTGGCTGAAAGACGAAGGCTATTCCGTGCTGGTGCGCCGCGAGCCGGGTGGAACGGATCTCGGCGAGGCCATTCGCGCGATCTTGTTGGATCCCCGGTGGACCGCCATGCATCCGCGGGCCGAGTATCTGCTCTATTCCGCCTCCCGCGCTCAGCTCGTGGAAGCGGTCGTGCGGCCTTACTTGTTGAACGAGCGTTCGGTGATGATCCTTGATCGTTACATGGATTCTTCGACGGCCTATCAGGGCGGCGGGCGCGAGATCGGCGCGGAGGTTATTGCGGCTATTCATCCGTTTGTCACGGGCGGACTGGTTCCCGACCTGACGATCTATCTCGATTTGGACTGGGCGACCTCGCAAACGCGGCGCGCACACGAACAACCGGATCGACTCGAACAGAATGCGCACGATTTCTTTGACCGCGTGCGCACTACGTATGTGAACATCAGCAAGAAGTTCCCGGAGCGCGTGGTCCGGATAGACGCGAGCGGCAGCGTGGAAGAGGTGTTCGCGCGGATTCAGCGGCGGATTCGGGGTAAGTTGTAA